From one Anomaloglossus baeobatrachus isolate aAnoBae1 chromosome 5 unlocalized genomic scaffold, aAnoBae1.hap1 SUPER_5_unloc_14, whole genome shotgun sequence genomic stretch:
- the LOC142258860 gene encoding uncharacterized protein LOC142258860: protein MDMDRDKMAEKILHLTLEILFRLTGEDYTVVKKTSSERCQNPVSEGWGRPLSPITGPPPHPPIHEDINDQKILELTYKMIELLTGEEWEYLEGHKDLYKDVMMESPQPLTSPVLSSKRTTPERCPRPLLPQDCKQEDPDVPQDVFPPVLSRDYCILSSYGNLLSSEFETDNQSVTHDTYEEHAVVPDISPVLPWKALSSDLFKQVQNSDSLQNCQQNKSYSRDVEYETATTREKPFSCPECGKCFIQKSQLVKHQISHTGEKPFSCSECGKSFIRKSALVRHQRSHTGDKPFSCSECGKCFIWNSELVDHQRYHTGEKPFSCSECGKCFSQKSQRFQHQRSHTGKKPFSCSECGKWFSQKAQLFQHQRSHTGEKPFSCSECGKCFIRKSALVRHQRSHTGDKPFSCSECGKCFIWNSELVAHQRSHTGEKSFSCSECGKCFIQKSYLVRHQKNHTEIKPFSCSECGKCFIQKSDLVRHQKNHTGVKPFSCSKCEKCFKWKSGLVVHQRYHTGEKPFSCSECGKCFIRKSDLVCHQRSHTGEKPFSCLECGKCFIRKSTLIDHGKLHTGDKPFLCSDCGKCYSQKSDLVKHLKKAHREGSFFML from the exons atggatatggacagggacaagatggcggagaagatattacacctcaccctagaaatcctcttccggcttactggagag gattacacagtagtgaagaagacctctagtgagcgctgtcagaaccctgtgtctgagggatggggaagacccctgagcccaatcacggggcctccacctcaccccccgatacatgaggacatcaatgaccagaagatcctagaactcacctacaagatgattgagctgctgactggagag gagtgggagtatttagaaggacacaaagatctgtacaaggacgtcatgatggagagtccccagcccctcacatcaccag ttctatccagtaagaggacaacaccagagagatgtccccgtcctcttctcccacaggactgtaaacaagaagaccccgatgttcctcaggatgtgtttcctccagttctatcca GAGATTACTGTATTTTGAGTTCGTATGGAAATCTATTATCTTCAGAATTTGAAACTGACAATCAAAgtgtcacacatgatacatatgaagagcatgcagtTGTCCCAGATATATCTCCAGTCCTTCCttggaaagctctatcatctgatcttttcaaacaagtccaaaattctgatTCATTACAGAATTgtcagcaaaataaaagttacagtagggatgtggaatatgaaactgctactacaagggagaaaccattttcatgtccagagtgtggaaaatgttttattcagaaatcacaacttGTTAAGCACCAaatatctcacacaggggagaagccattttcatgttcagaatgtgggaaaagttttattcggaaatcagctctggttagacatcaaagatctcacacaggggataagccattttcatgttcagagtgtgggaaatgttttatttggaattcAGAACTTGTTGACcatcaaagatatcacacaggggagaagccattttcatgttcagagtgtgggaaatgttttagtcagaaatcacaacgttttcagcatcaaagatctcacacagggaagaagccattttcatgttcagaatgtgggaaatggtttagTCAGAAAGCACAACTttttcagcatcaaagatctcacacaggggagaagccattttcatgttcagaatgtgggaaatgttttattcggaaatcagctcttgttagacatcaaagatctcacacaggggataagccattttcatgttcagagtgtgggaaatgttttatttggaattcAGAACTTGTTgcccatcaaagatctcacacaggggagaagtcattttcatgttcagagtgtgggaaatgttttattcagaaatcataccttgttagacatcagaaaaatcacacagagattaagccgttttcatgttcagaatgtgggaaatgttttattcagaaatcagaccttgttagacatcagaaaaatcacacaggggtgaagccattttcatgttcaaagtgtgagaaatgttttaagTGGAAATCAGGACTTGTTGTAcatcaaagatatcacacaggggagaagccattttcatgttcagaatgtgggaaatgttttattcggaaatcagatcttgtttgtcATCAAAGatcacacacaggggagaagccattttcatgtctggaatgtggtaaatgttttattaggaaatcaACTCTTattgaccatggaaaacttcacacaggggataaaccatttttatgttctgattgtggaaaatgttattctcagaaatcagatctcgttaaacatctgaagaagGCACACAGAGAAGgatcctttttcatgttgtga